A genomic window from Thiohalophilus sp. includes:
- a CDS encoding dicarboxylate/amino acid:cation symporter, protein MLKLKLHWQILIALVLAVLIGAWAGQEGSLFGVRLYSVFDFVGSLFLNALKMIIVPLIVASIIVGIAGIGGGHGLARLGGKTLLYYMATSLVAILIGLFFVNLLSPGIIDGQPANEVLGLSQQQADIARETVGERGANDIAGVFLSMIPANIVAAAANGQMLGLIFFSLLYGFFMARIEDDYAEAQYNFWNGMFNIMMAITDLVMKFAPLGVFALVARVVAETELDQLAELAQTLGLFAAAVLLALLTHVLVFLPLLLKFLGKVRPQRHYRAMAPAMLTAFSTASSAATLPLTMECVEKNAGVSNRTSSVVLPLGATINMDGTALYECVAAIFIAQAYGLELGFATQFTIVLIALLTSIGVAGIPAASLVAIAIILAAIGLPLEALGLILAVDRILDMFRTSVNVFSDSCGAVIIARSEGETDLLTDEQPVVKSA, encoded by the coding sequence ATGCTGAAACTCAAACTCCACTGGCAGATCCTGATTGCACTGGTGCTGGCGGTGCTGATCGGGGCCTGGGCGGGCCAGGAGGGCAGCCTGTTCGGGGTGCGCCTGTACAGTGTCTTCGATTTTGTTGGCAGCCTGTTCCTCAATGCCCTGAAGATGATCATCGTGCCGCTGATCGTCGCCTCGATCATCGTCGGCATTGCCGGTATCGGGGGCGGCCACGGGCTGGCCCGGCTCGGCGGCAAAACCCTGCTCTACTACATGGCCACCAGTCTGGTGGCGATTCTGATCGGCCTGTTTTTCGTCAACCTGCTCTCCCCGGGCATCATCGACGGCCAGCCGGCGAACGAGGTACTCGGACTCAGCCAGCAACAGGCCGACATTGCCCGGGAGACGGTCGGCGAGCGGGGCGCCAATGACATTGCCGGCGTCTTTTTGAGCATGATTCCGGCCAATATCGTGGCCGCCGCGGCCAACGGGCAAATGCTGGGGCTGATCTTCTTCAGCCTGCTGTACGGCTTTTTCATGGCCCGGATCGAGGACGACTACGCCGAAGCGCAGTACAACTTCTGGAACGGCATGTTCAACATCATGATGGCCATTACCGACCTGGTCATGAAATTCGCGCCGCTGGGGGTCTTTGCCCTGGTGGCCAGGGTGGTGGCCGAAACCGAACTGGATCAGCTGGCGGAACTGGCCCAGACCCTGGGCCTGTTTGCCGCGGCGGTGTTACTGGCCCTGCTGACGCATGTGCTGGTGTTTTTGCCGCTGCTGCTCAAATTCCTTGGCAAAGTGCGCCCGCAGCGCCACTACCGGGCCATGGCCCCGGCCATGCTGACCGCGTTTTCGACCGCTTCCTCGGCCGCGACCCTGCCGCTAACCATGGAGTGCGTGGAGAAAAACGCCGGGGTTTCCAATCGCACCAGTAGCGTGGTGCTGCCGCTGGGGGCGACCATCAACATGGACGGTACGGCGCTGTATGAGTGCGTGGCGGCCATTTTCATCGCCCAGGCTTACGGCCTGGAGTTGGGCTTTGCCACCCAGTTCACCATTGTGCTGATCGCGCTGCTGACTTCTATCGGCGTGGCCGGGATTCCCGCCGCCAGCCTGGTTGCCATCGCCATCATCCTGGCCGCCATCGGCCTGCCGCTGGAGGCGCTGGGGCTGATCCTGGCGGTGGACCGGATCCTGGATATGTTCCGCACCTCGGTGAACGTCTTCAGCGACTCCTGCGGTGCGGTGATCATCGCCCGCTCGGAGGGGGAGACGGACCTGTTGACTGACGAACAACCGGTTGTGAAATCGGCATAA
- a CDS encoding enoyl-ACP reductase — MGFLQGKRALIVGLASNRSIAWGIAQAMHREGAELAFTYQNDKLEDRVAKMAAELDSEITISCDVSSDEEISKVFDQLDNYWDGLDIIVHSVAYAPRNELEGDYLDAVTRDGFRTAHEISSYSFAGLAKAGRNMMEGRDGALLTLSYLGAVRAMPNYNVMGLAKASLEANVRYMAQSLGPDGIRVNAISAGPIRTLAAAGIGNFRKMLTEVENTAPLRRNVTIEDVGNAAAFLCSDLANGITGEVTYVDSGYSTIGMRPLGDE; from the coding sequence ATGGGATTTCTACAAGGGAAACGCGCGTTGATCGTCGGTCTCGCCAGCAACCGCTCCATTGCCTGGGGCATCGCCCAGGCCATGCACCGCGAGGGCGCCGAACTTGCCTTCACCTATCAGAACGACAAACTCGAGGACCGGGTCGCCAAAATGGCCGCCGAACTCGATTCGGAAATTACCATTTCCTGTGACGTCAGCAGCGACGAGGAGATCAGCAAGGTCTTCGATCAGCTGGACAATTACTGGGACGGCCTGGATATTATCGTGCATTCGGTCGCTTACGCGCCGCGCAATGAACTGGAAGGCGATTATCTGGACGCGGTGACCCGCGACGGCTTTCGCACCGCGCACGAGATCAGCTCCTACAGCTTCGCGGGCCTGGCCAAGGCCGGCCGCAACATGATGGAGGGGCGTGACGGCGCCCTGCTGACCCTCAGCTACCTGGGCGCCGTGCGCGCCATGCCCAATTACAATGTCATGGGCCTGGCCAAGGCCAGCCTGGAAGCCAACGTGCGCTACATGGCCCAGAGCCTGGGGCCCGACGGCATCCGCGTCAACGCTATCTCCGCCGGCCCGATCCGAACCCTGGCCGCGGCCGGGATCGGCAACTTCAGAAAAATGCTCACCGAAGTGGAAAACACCGCCCCGCTGCGCCGTAATGTCACCATCGAGGACGTCGGCAACGCCGCCGCCTTCCTCTGCTCCGACCTGGCCAACGGCATCACCGGCGAGGTGACCTACGTCGACTCCGGCTACAGCACCATCGGCATGCGCCCACTGGGCGACGAATAA